One window from the genome of Leptospira ryugenii encodes:
- a CDS encoding N-acetylneuraminate synthase family protein, translated as MNFPIGSTIIDRNSKPYLIAEIGLNHNNDLTIGKKTIQAAKACGANAVKFQTYKTEDFISQSQADAKFLFDIFKQYELSKEFHLEFQKIAKNEGLDFFSTPLDLHSVDLLLELGVPIFKIASGDIVNLPLLNKVIQTKLPMLVSTGAALPEEVERAIRYLEESKQSFAILHCVSLYPTPIHKANLNSIPYYLDRTNVVVGFSDHSNGSLAASIAVGLGANIIEKHFTLDTSLEGPDHTISADPNQMLELRQKIDEAFSARGEYGKNVHQEEISGWYYGRRSLYKQGKEILAMRPALHVRDKKYLEAWRANEVNDPSSYEKEGPLFFETKVD; from the coding sequence ATGAATTTTCCCATCGGCAGTACGATCATAGACCGCAATTCCAAACCATATTTAATCGCTGAGATTGGCCTTAACCATAACAACGATTTAACCATAGGAAAAAAAACAATCCAGGCAGCAAAGGCCTGTGGAGCCAATGCGGTTAAATTCCAAACATACAAAACAGAGGATTTTATCTCTCAAAGCCAAGCGGATGCCAAATTCCTTTTTGATATCTTTAAACAATATGAACTTTCAAAAGAGTTCCATCTTGAATTTCAAAAAATTGCTAAAAACGAAGGGCTTGATTTTTTTTCTACACCGCTTGATCTACATTCTGTAGATTTACTACTCGAATTAGGTGTTCCCATTTTCAAGATTGCTTCCGGAGATATTGTAAATTTACCTCTTCTAAACAAAGTGATACAAACAAAGTTACCTATGCTTGTTTCTACAGGAGCTGCATTGCCAGAAGAAGTTGAAAGAGCAATTCGTTATCTGGAAGAAAGTAAACAATCCTTTGCGATTTTACATTGTGTATCTTTATACCCAACTCCTATTCACAAGGCAAATCTCAATAGTATCCCTTATTATTTGGATAGAACAAATGTTGTGGTTGGCTTTTCTGATCATAGCAATGGGTCTTTAGCGGCCTCTATTGCTGTCGGCCTAGGGGCAAACATCATCGAAAAACATTTTACCCTAGATACTTCGCTCGAAGGTCCTGATCATACCATCTCAGCAGATCCAAACCAAATGTTAGAACTTCGGCAGAAGATAGATGAGGCATTTTCAGCCCGAGGAGAGTACGGAAAGAATGTACACCAAGAAGAAATTTCTGGCTGGTACTATGGCAGACGATCTTTGTATAAACAGGGAAAGGAAATCTTGGCAATGAGACCTGCGCTCCATGTTAGAGATAAAAAATACCTAGAGGCTTGGAGAGCTAACGAAGTAAATGACCCCTCGTCCTACGAAAAGGAGGGGCCACTCTTCTTTGAAACGAAAGTTGATTAA
- the hisH gene encoding imidazole glycerol phosphate synthase subunit HisH, with protein sequence MIAVLDFGMGNIHSLLKAISLSTNKFHFTAKPEDIKAADKIILPGDGHFDKAMENLKSQGFIEPLKEHVEKGKYLLGICIGYQVLFEDSDETAKKGSVIQGLSLVRGKIRKFEGKPNIKVPHMGWNKLYEIKAKSSKLLKGVQNETFMYFIHSYRPTGVDRLDTMATCRYYGESFPSVIEKGSVMGTQFHPEKSDRLGLQILNNFIEL encoded by the coding sequence GTGATTGCAGTATTAGACTTTGGAATGGGAAATATTCATTCCTTATTAAAGGCTATCTCCCTCTCGACAAACAAATTCCATTTCACTGCAAAACCCGAGGATATTAAAGCCGCCGATAAAATCATACTTCCAGGCGATGGACATTTTGATAAGGCAATGGAAAATCTCAAAAGCCAAGGTTTTATTGAGCCTCTAAAAGAACATGTGGAAAAAGGAAAGTATCTGTTAGGCATCTGCATTGGCTACCAAGTCCTTTTTGAAGACTCCGATGAAACTGCAAAAAAAGGCAGTGTGATCCAGGGACTAAGTTTGGTGAGAGGCAAAATCCGAAAGTTCGAGGGAAAACCCAACATCAAAGTCCCCCATATGGGTTGGAACAAACTTTATGAAATCAAAGCAAAGTCTTCGAAGTTGTTAAAAGGCGTACAGAATGAAACCTTTATGTACTTTATCCATTCCTACAGACCCACTGGAGTAGATCGATTGGATACCATGGCAACTTGTCGCTACTACGGGGAGTCTTTTCCCTCTGTCATTGAAAAAGGCTCTGTTATGGGCACTCAATTCCACCCAGAAAAGTCCGATAGGCTCGGACTCCAAATTCTAAACAACTTTATAGAGTTATAG
- a CDS encoding vitamin K epoxide reductase/DsbA family protein, giving the protein MDLKKKINLMGIIISFIGVLVSFLLAIEYFGLGTQNIAEGACSTLGGGDSCAKVAESSYSYIPFPFLGNVPIALFGFGFYATVLYLFGTNFKSKVEEEAKNSARIIFALGALAFLVDIGLLIISVFVLETICRLCLITYFITAAILVLSYLLLQAEALDFKKAGSLILGSLGTLSVVFLFNFSVGFTASKLIASPKSNHLATSKDMDKSAIEERIKAYEASANLNIDLTGSASMGKPDAPIVIVKFADFNCGHCMHTSHILQKVLAEYDGMVRVIYKNFPLDGSCNRLVGEPRPGATSCIAAAAAICANKQGKFEAMYHGLYENTEKGVAHTASSVLNLASLNGINTAQLKSCMSSSETQNLLNKEIDSAEKLDIKATPSLFINDKRIESGTPNPEFLKALIERLIKKL; this is encoded by the coding sequence ATGGATCTTAAAAAGAAAATTAATTTAATGGGAATCATCATTTCCTTTATCGGAGTTTTAGTTTCATTCCTCTTGGCTATCGAGTATTTTGGTCTCGGTACTCAAAATATAGCCGAAGGAGCATGTTCAACATTAGGCGGTGGAGACTCATGTGCAAAGGTTGCTGAAAGTTCCTACTCCTACATTCCATTCCCGTTTCTTGGCAATGTCCCGATTGCCTTATTTGGCTTTGGATTCTATGCCACAGTGCTTTACTTATTTGGAACAAATTTCAAGAGCAAAGTTGAGGAAGAAGCCAAGAACTCCGCAAGGATTATTTTTGCCCTGGGAGCTTTAGCCTTTTTAGTTGATATAGGATTACTTATCATTTCTGTTTTTGTCCTTGAGACCATTTGTCGACTCTGCCTCATAACTTATTTTATTACAGCTGCGATCTTGGTTCTGAGTTATCTCCTCTTGCAGGCAGAGGCTTTGGATTTCAAAAAGGCGGGAAGCTTAATTCTTGGTAGCTTAGGCACTTTATCAGTCGTTTTTCTATTTAATTTTTCTGTTGGGTTCACTGCTAGCAAATTGATTGCTTCTCCCAAGTCCAACCATCTTGCCACAAGCAAGGACATGGATAAATCCGCGATTGAAGAACGGATAAAAGCGTACGAGGCGAGTGCTAACCTGAACATCGACCTGACAGGCTCCGCTTCCATGGGTAAGCCAGATGCACCGATCGTCATCGTAAAGTTTGCAGACTTTAACTGCGGTCATTGTATGCACACCTCACATATATTACAAAAGGTACTTGCAGAGTACGATGGAATGGTGCGAGTCATTTATAAAAACTTTCCTCTGGATGGCTCATGTAACCGATTGGTAGGTGAGCCGAGGCCTGGCGCTACATCTTGCATAGCAGCAGCTGCCGCAATTTGTGCGAACAAACAAGGTAAATTCGAGGCGATGTACCACGGTCTTTACGAGAATACAGAGAAGGGTGTTGCCCACACTGCATCGAGTGTTTTAAACTTAGCCTCTCTAAACGGTATCAATACTGCCCAGCTCAAAAGCTGTATGAGTTCCTCCGAGACTCAAAATCTCTTAAACAAAGAAATTGATTCGGCGGAAAAACTAGATATTAAGGCAACACCATCCTTGTTCATCAATGACAAACGAATTGAAAGCGGAACTCCAAATCCTGAATTTTTAAAGGCACTTATTGAGCGTCTGATTAAAAAACTTTAA
- the hisB gene encoding imidazoleglycerol-phosphate dehydratase HisB, translating into MMESRKTQETDIRLDLKLYGTGQYQFDTEIPFFEHMLSHIAKHGLIDMNLFLRGDIGIDCHHSVEDTGILMGQLIHKQLGDKKGIFRYGHFTLPMDEVLTTVSVDLGGRFYFKYTGPHLDGKFGIYDAELSLEFLQKFAMHAKMNLHVVVHYGENRHHIHESIFKALGKALRMAMSKDTANPDSIPSTKGMLE; encoded by the coding sequence ATGATGGAATCCCGTAAAACACAAGAGACTGACATTCGGCTCGATCTCAAACTTTATGGAACGGGCCAGTATCAGTTTGACACAGAGATCCCTTTTTTTGAGCACATGCTCTCCCACATTGCGAAGCACGGACTCATCGATATGAACCTCTTCCTCCGTGGTGATATTGGCATCGATTGCCACCACTCAGTTGAAGATACCGGCATCTTAATGGGGCAATTGATTCACAAACAACTCGGAGACAAAAAAGGGATTTTTCGCTACGGCCATTTTACACTCCCGATGGACGAAGTACTAACGACAGTCTCAGTAGATTTAGGTGGAAGGTTTTACTTTAAATACACGGGGCCTCATCTAGATGGTAAGTTCGGAATCTATGATGCAGAACTTTCTCTAGAGTTTCTCCAAAAGTTTGCCATGCATGCAAAGATGAACCTACACGTAGTCGTTCATTATGGCGAGAATAGACACCATATTCATGAGTCCATTTTTAAGGCTTTGGGAAAAGCTCTGAGAATGGCAATGAGTAAAGATACGGCAAATCCCGATTCTATCCCGTCCACCAAAGGCATGTTAGAGTGA
- the hisA gene encoding 1-(5-phosphoribosyl)-5-[(5-phosphoribosylamino)methylideneamino]imidazole-4-carboxamide isomerase, with the protein MFILPAVDLLDDEAVRLLQGDYSKKTVYSSHPEELAKKFESDGAEILHIVDLNAAKSGVSKNQKSIKKIRENCKMKLELGGGIRNDEAIQFFDDLGIDRFILGTIAVENPKFVEQSLAKYGVDRIVVGVDAKNGTIRTKGWETDSGLSALDFLRQLHEIGVRHIIYTDISKDGMLIGPNFSIYQTILTIYPDFHLIASGGVSSLADLKELHRLTNGTLYGAIAGKAIYESKLNLKQALKEFKEYQKG; encoded by the coding sequence ATGTTCATTTTACCAGCCGTAGATTTATTGGATGATGAGGCAGTCAGACTTCTTCAAGGAGATTACTCAAAAAAAACTGTCTACTCTTCTCATCCCGAAGAACTTGCCAAGAAATTTGAATCCGATGGAGCCGAGATCTTACATATAGTCGATTTAAATGCAGCCAAGAGTGGTGTGTCCAAAAACCAAAAATCCATCAAAAAAATTCGAGAAAATTGCAAAATGAAACTCGAGCTAGGTGGTGGTATTAGGAATGATGAAGCCATACAGTTCTTTGATGATTTGGGTATTGATCGTTTTATTTTAGGGACAATTGCAGTAGAAAATCCAAAATTTGTAGAGCAAAGTTTGGCAAAATACGGAGTGGATCGTATCGTTGTTGGCGTTGATGCCAAAAATGGTACTATTCGTACAAAAGGTTGGGAAACAGACTCCGGTTTATCCGCTTTGGATTTTTTGCGCCAACTTCACGAGATAGGCGTGAGGCATATCATTTATACAGATATTTCAAAGGACGGTATGTTGATTGGCCCAAATTTTTCCATTTACCAAACCATTCTAACGATTTATCCGGATTTCCATTTGATTGCTTCTGGTGGGGTTTCTTCTTTAGCGGATTTAAAAGAACTTCACCGCCTCACAAATGGTACATTGTATGGTGCTATCGCAGGAAAGGCGATATACGAATCAAAATTAAATTTGAAGCAAGCATTAAAAGAATTTAAAGAATATCAAAAAGGATGA